A region from the Benincasa hispida cultivar B227 chromosome 12, ASM972705v1, whole genome shotgun sequence genome encodes:
- the LOC120068024 gene encoding UPF0481 protein At3g47200-like — MEEQPLLPIRHIRNDNQVGKKDDVVIQVKNNLNKLLDSAAVDEMGPLGESTQPSIYKIPEFMRKIQAKAFEPQLVSLGPYHHGKEHLVSMEEEKQKAFRRFVNDYGLNLESIVESMSNNLENLWGAYDKLDEKWKQDGAKFLEVMIVDGCFMLDFFKECPYSLSTMRWDIKRDMLLLENQLPMQLLQELYDNMPNTNQEDQSLRSLICQPMCINEEAVMGRELHILDMYRASLLYPPVDRKDRSGKTKVTYQQSDPECQIIPQATQLHDAGIKFKSSPTKNLTDVSFNPKQGVLELPYIVVDDDTETTLLNVMAFEKLYVEAGSKVTSFVILMNNLIDVDRDVALLASDKILANALGNDESAADLFSLLGKGAAMDLDSHITDVHYKVNKHCSLSWNQWCASLKHDYFQNPWAIISLFAAVFGFAILIVQAIYQIVDYHRGN; from the exons ATGGAGGAGCAGCCACTGCTACCCATCAGACACATTAGAAATGATAACCAAGTGGGTAAGAAGGACGACGTGGTAATTCAGGTCAAGAATAATCTCAATAAACTTCTCGATTCAGCTGCGGTGGACGAGATGGGACCATTAGGAGAAAGCACCCAACCTTCAATCTACAAAATAccagaattcatgagaaaaattCAAGCGAAGGCTTTCGAGCCACAGTTGGTGTCGTTGGGGCCATACCACCATGGGAAAGAGCATTTAGTTTCAATGGAAGAGGAAAAACAGAAAGCGTTTCGGCGTTTCGTAAACGACTATGGACTGAACTTGGAGTCAATTGTGGAGAGTATGTCAAACAATTTGGAAAATCTGTGGGGAGCATATGATAAGCTTGATGAAAAATGGAAGCAAGATGGTGCCAAGTTCTTGGAGGTGATGATTGTGGATGGGTGTTTCATGTTGGATTTCTTCAAGGAATGTCCCTACTCGCTAAGTACTATGCGTTGGGATATAAAGAGGGACATGTTGTTGCTTGAGAATCAGCTACCCATGCAGCTTCTTCAAGAGTTGTATGACAATATGCCAAACACAAACCAAGAG GACCAAAGTCTGAGATCACTAATCTGTCAGCCAATGTGCATCAATGAGGAAGCAGTAATGGGAAGAGAGTTGCACATTTTGGATATGTATCGAGCGTCATTATTGTATCCTCCGGTAGACAGAAAGGATCGAAGTGGGAAGACAAAAGTAACGTATCAACAATCCGACCCAGAATGTCAAATCATTCCACAAGCAACGCAGCTTCATGATGCAGGAATAAAATTCAAGAGCAGCCCTACAAAAAACCTTACAGACGTGAGTTTTAACCCAAAACAAGGCGTGCTAGAATTGCCATATATAGTAGTGGACGATGACACCGAAACAACTTTATTAAATGTAATGGCATTTGAGAAACTGTATGTAGAAGCTGGAAGCAAAGTGACATCTTTTGTAATCTTGATGAACAATTTGATCGACGTTGATAGAGACGTGGCGTTGTTGGCATCTGATAAGATATTAGCCAACGCTCTTGGGAATGATGAAAGTGCGGCGGATTTGTTTAGTTTGCTTGGGAAGGGAGCGGCTATGGATTTGGATAGCCATATAACGGATGTTCATTATAAGGTGAATAAGCATTGTAGCCTGTCATGGAATCAATGGTGTGCAAGTCTTAAACATGATTACTTTCAAAATCCATGGGCTATTATCTCCCTCTTTGCGGCTGTTTTCGGTTTCGCCATCCTTATTGTTCAGGCCATCTACCAAATTGTTGATTATCATAGAGGGaattaa